The following nucleotide sequence is from Paracrocinitomix mangrovi.
TGCTCCTAACATTATTAATCCCGGAATAATTAAAAACAAAGCATGTTTTGCCGGACGACCAACTACTTTTATAAAAACTACAACGTTCCATACCGGAACTAAAGCTGATATTGCAGGTTGACCTGCTTTGGCATATAATGACATCTGAGATAACAAACCAATAACTGCCAAAAAAGCTAATCCTATGTAGATTCCGGTTGATATTCCTTGCAAAAATTCAATCATAGTTACGAGATAATTTGATTTTTCAATGTACGTAAAAAAATTGAATCATAGCATGTTAAACCATTTAGACGGAATTATTGCATCCTTTGTAAGATTGTCAATTACGCCTTTAAAAAATTCTTATATTTAACTCAAACAATAACCTTTCCGAACCGCTTCTGATATAAGATTCTGCTCGGATCAAATCTTTCAATTTATGAACGACCAAAGCATGATAGTAATTTATAGTATCGCAGGTGCTATACTGTTATTATTGATTATTAAATCTATTATTCTAGTAGATGAGAAAACAGTTTATGTAATTCAACGTTTAGGAAAATTCAAACGAATGGCCAATGCCGGTTTTGGATTGATCATACCATTTATCGATCGAAAAGCAGGTGTTTTAAATCTTAGAATTCAGCAATTAGATGTAGATGTTGAAACAAAAACACATGATGACGTATTCGTACATGTTAGAGTTTCAGTACAATACCAGGTAATGTCAAGCAAATTGCACGAAGCCTTTTATGCATTGGACAATGCAAAACATCAAATTGCTTCATATGTATATGATGATGTAAGAGCAGAGGTACCTAAAATGGAATTGGATGACGTATTTGCTAAGAAAGAAGATATCGCGGTAGCTGTAAGACATAACCTTGGTGAGTCAATGGATGATTATGGATACTTAATTATCAAGGCACTTGTAACTGATATTGACCCTGATTCACATGTAAAAGAATCAATGAACAGAATTAATGCGGCTAAAAGAGATAAAGAAGCGACTATGGAAGAAGCTGAAGCAGCTAAAATTAGAATTGTAAAAGCTGCAGAAGCAGATGCTGAATCTAAAAGATTATCCGGTGAAGGTATCGCTCAACAAAGACTTGAAATCGTTAGAGGTTTTAAAGAGTCTGTTGAAGATTTTCAAAAATCACTTAAAAACATTACACATGAGGAAGTTATGCAGTTTGTATTGATGACGCAGTACTTTGATACTTTAAACAGCATTGGATCAAATGGTAAAAATTCTGCTGTATTGATTCCTCATACCCCTTCGGCAATGGCAGATTTCCAACAACAAATTATCAAAGGAACGTTGGTTGGTAACTCTTTAAAAGAGTCTATTGAAGACGCTAAAGGAAAAGACATTGGATAAACAATGCTAAAAACAGCTTTTTTATTGAGCTTGACAATTGTTCTAGTCTACTTAGGATTAGAATTGGCAAGTTCATTAACAGATATTCCCCGTTCAGAAATTTTTTCATGGACGGGGATTATATTTTTAGCTTATCTGGTTGAAAAAAGCTTGAAGTATATTTTAATGCTTCCGTTCAAGGCATATTTTAAAGATGTTCAAAGACATGCACTGGCAAAAACAGTTCAGGAAACAGGCATCACACTCTCATACATATCGGTTTGGCTGGCAGTTGGATTTACTCCTATCAACGGAATTGTTCAGGGGAAAGAAATTGATCATTTGATAACAAATCCAATATTTATAAAAATTGCGCTTGTTTTGTTTTTTGCTACAATTGTATTCTCACTTTTATGGTTACTGTCATTAAAAATTCAAAAATAATATTGCTTTTGGCTGTTGCCTTTTGGCAAAACTTCTCGTGGGGACAAAATCCACAAGAAACCAAATCCGGATTGAGAATAATGTTCTACAATGTTGAGAACCTTTTTCATCCCTCTGATGACAGTTTAAAAAATGATGAAGAATTTACACCGGAAGGAACAAGATTTTGGTCGTACAAACGATACAAGGACAAACTAAACAAAATAGGCAAAACCGTTTTAGCAGTTGGTGAATGGGAACCACCTGCCGTGATAGGACTTTGTGAAATAGAAAACATTCAATGTCTAAATGATCTGGTTTACAATTCTCCTTTGAAGAAATTTGGATATAAGATCATTCATCAAGAAAGCGGTGACCGAAGAGGAATTGATGTTGCCATGTTATACAGAGAAGACTACTTTAAACCTGTTTCATTTCACCCATTTGTTTTGAAATTTGGAGAAGATAGCAGACCAACAAGAGACATCTTATATGTTAAGGGTACAACACATCATAAAGACACTTTGCACTTATTTGTTAATCACTGGCCTTCAAGATATGGAGGGCAACTAGCTACTGCTCCCAAAAGAGAAGAAGCCGCAAGAGTACTGCGTTCAAAGTATGATTCAATCATGACTGTTAATCCAAATGCTTCAATTATCGCTATGGGAGATTTTAACGATCATCCAGATGATATAAGTATGCATGAAGTTCTAAAAGCTCAAAAAGACACTACAACTTTATCCAAGGAAGACCTAATTAATACGGTTTGGCAATATGAGTTCAAAAAAGGAACCCATAAGTATGATCACGAGTGGGGAATTCTGGACCAATTTGTAATAACACAAGCCTTGTTGAAAGGAAAAAACGGTCTTAAATCAGGACTTGAAAACAGTCATATTTTTGATGCAGACTTTTTATTAGAAGAAGAAAAAGACGGTGTTGGAAAAATCACCAACAGAACATACATAGGATTTAAATACCATGGAGGTTATTCAGACCACTTACCTATCTTCATAGATGTATTGTTCGTTAGGCAGTAACAACATCCCATTGGGATGCAATCTTTTTAAAATTCCGTTTACCCTCACATTGGCAACAAAATAAGGGCTATCAGCTTCCCAAATTTCTTCATACCTACATTTCAAAACCAATTGCTTTCTGAAATAAAGACCTTTTTTATCATTTTTGGTAAGTACTATAAAATCTGTAGAACCTGTGGGAAAAGAGATGTCATCATATTTTGGAGGGATTAGAAAATATTTTCCATTTGATTGTTTTTGACAAAAGCCATAGTAAATTCCTTTCTTCAAATAAAATCCATTACAATTCAATGCAGGATACATGTCTTGTACCAATCTGGAATTGAATGACATTACTTCATCACCATTGTGATCAACAATTGCTAACTCATGTCCTTTTTGGGTGAAAAAAATATAAGAATCAGGATGACAATGCTTGTGAATCTTGATTTTTGAATAAATCGGCGGCAATACCGTTTTTTGCTTGGTCCAATCAATTACGCCAAACTTCCCATTCTTTTTTACCAGTAGCAGATCATCATTTTGATATGAACCTTCAGCTCCGAATATGCTCAGCTTATCAAAATCACCATTTTCAAGATAAATATTTGAGCCGGTTTCATCCATCACATCTAATCCCCCTCCTTTTCTCAATCCAACAACAATTAAGGATTCAGATAATGAAAAATCGAATTTTTTATACGGAGTGATTGCGTTTTTTTCGACTGGTGATAGGTTGTACCACAGATGCTCTTTTTTACCTGCAACAAAATATTCATGGATCACAATTTGATCATACTCGGCATTATACATGACAATTCCATTGTACTTTAAACCGTACTTTTCTCCATTTTTAAACTTCTCTTGTCCGTATACAACAGACAGGACGATTAAAAATAATATCGTCAATGTAATTCGTGGCATTTGACGCTATGCCACAAGATTTGTGCCTAAAATCAAAGGTCTACCAATTTACCTTCAGGTGTTACGTAATGACGGCCTTTTTTATCAGTTGCAATTGCTATATAACCGCGCTTATCACCTTTCTCCATGGCGAGATACTCACAAGGCAATATCAACTTACCTTCAAAGTAAAGTCCGTAACCTTTTTTTCCTTTGACAATGGCTGCTTCAGGTAAGTTATCAATAAGAGCAAACTCATCATACTCAACCGGAATGAACCATTTTTTAGGCATGTAATAAAAACCATGAAGTGTTCCTTTTTTCCCTTTACTGGTTAATTGAAATCCTCCATCAACAATTTCTTTTACATCCTGAACTGCATTTTCAGAATTGATTTCAAATATTTTTTCTCCTTTATTATTATGAAATGTATGAGCAGTTTCTTTGCTACCAATAAAAGCAATTTTACCTACTTCTTCATTCAGATTTGATTGAATTCCGGTGTAATTAGCCTTCAAAACTTCTTTTCCTTCCATCCAATTAATCAAACCATAGGTTTCGCCTTTAATTGTCATTACAAAATCAGAATAACCAGATAAATAATCAGCACCATCATAAACAGCATCTGCCTGTACTCCTCTAATTATAAACTCTGTATTTCCAACGGTATCAACTTTGATTAAATCAATGTAACCATCTCTATATGCTACAGCAAAATCAGGCATAAAATCTGGAACAATAATGCTTGAATATTTCTGTTGAGCTACAATTTTGTTTGTTGTAATTAACGCCCACTCATCATTTTGCATTCCGCAAAAAACTTTGGCAAATTCATATTCATCTAGCGATTTAATCTCGTCATATTGAGCGCGAACAATGATGCTATCTTTTTCACCACCATCTCCATCTCTACTTATACCCCATCTTTTTTTATCGTCACGATAAGGTTGTTGAGCGATCAATTGCACTGAGAATAAAACAAGTAATGCTGTCACTATTAATTTCATAGGTTCAAAATTTGGTTGAAATAAATGTACAATAAAAAACCCCTCAAGTAAAAAATTGAGGGGCTTTAAAATATGTTTATAGAATTATAAATCTCCTGGACCACCAACAGTTTTATATTCCTTCTTTTTCGGTTTTAGTTTTTCAACAAAAATCACAAAGAAATGCTCTCCTTTTTCATTGATCATTTCTTCAGATATTCCGTTTTCAATTCCCGCCTGATTACCAGCAAGATTTGTAATCTTCATATCCATTAGTTCATAGGTTCCATCCTCAAACTGTAAAAATACAGATTGGATTTTACCATTTTCAACTCTTGCCTTACCTTCCACGCAATAAGAGTCTTCTCCATCAGCAAAATGGATGTAAACTTTTCTGTGCATATCATCTGCTACAGTGTAGGCACCTCTTTTCTTAAAAGCATCTTTCCAAGCTTGTAGGCATCCCTGCGAAAAAGCCCCAGTCACGACACTTGAGAACAACAGAAGTAAAAATAATTTTTTCATACATTTAAATTTATGGTACCCAAATTGGATCTCTCAAATATAATAGAACTTTCTAACTTTGATCACCAATGCGGAATACAAATTTGTTACTTTTGATAAATTCAACTTTCTAATGAGTACTAATCAAATAGCGAGCCATTTTTTAGAAGCCCAACGTGTATTAGCCGAATTCACTGAAAACAAGGCAAATATTGAAGCCATAAAAAAGGCTGGTGAATTGATGGTAAATTCAATACAAAGTGGAGGTAAACTTATCTCATGTGGAAACGGAGGTTCTATGTGTGATGCCATGCACTTTGCAGAAGAATTGACAGGAAGATTTAGAGATAATCGTCCTCCCATTGCCGCGGTTTCTATTTCAGATCCTTCTCATATTACATGTGTTGGTAACGACTATGGATTTGACTTTATTTTTTCAAGATATGTTGAAAGTGTTGGAAAATCAGGTGACGTACTCCTAGCTATATCCACATCCGGCAATTCATCCAATGTGCTTAAAGCTGCAGAAGAAGCTAAAAAGAAAAACATAAAAGTCATTGCCTTAACCGGTAAAGATGGAGGGAAACTTAGCAGTCTAGCAGATATTGAAATAAGAGCGCCTAAAAGTGAATATGCTGATAGAGTTCAGGAAATTCACATCAAAGTAATACATTCTTTAATTGATTTTATTGAATCTTCAATTTAAATTACAATCTACATACTAAACCGATTTGGGTAACGTTAACAAAGAACCCCAATCCAAATCGTCCATGAAAAAATTGAACTACAATTCTTTTGATGCTACTAGCTTTTCATTAGTATTGCTAATACCTAAGAAGATGTTTTGGTTGGAAAATTTCACCTCAAAAACCAAAACAAATGCTGCCACTAACAATCTTTCTTATCATACTCGGAAGTACATTCCTATTATCTGCTTGTCTGTTGTGTATTAAATTCTTGAAAGTAATTGATTATTGACAA
It contains:
- a CDS encoding SPFH domain-containing protein, which codes for MNDQSMIVIYSIAGAILLLLIIKSIILVDEKTVYVIQRLGKFKRMANAGFGLIIPFIDRKAGVLNLRIQQLDVDVETKTHDDVFVHVRVSVQYQVMSSKLHEAFYALDNAKHQIASYVYDDVRAEVPKMELDDVFAKKEDIAVAVRHNLGESMDDYGYLIIKALVTDIDPDSHVKESMNRINAAKRDKEATMEEAEAAKIRIVKAAEADAESKRLSGEGIAQQRLEIVRGFKESVEDFQKSLKNITHEEVMQFVLMTQYFDTLNSIGSNGKNSAVLIPHTPSAMADFQQQIIKGTLVGNSLKESIEDAKGKDIG
- a CDS encoding endonuclease/exonuclease/phosphatase family protein; translated protein: MAVAFWQNFSWGQNPQETKSGLRIMFYNVENLFHPSDDSLKNDEEFTPEGTRFWSYKRYKDKLNKIGKTVLAVGEWEPPAVIGLCEIENIQCLNDLVYNSPLKKFGYKIIHQESGDRRGIDVAMLYREDYFKPVSFHPFVLKFGEDSRPTRDILYVKGTTHHKDTLHLFVNHWPSRYGGQLATAPKREEAARVLRSKYDSIMTVNPNASIIAMGDFNDHPDDISMHEVLKAQKDTTTLSKEDLINTVWQYEFKKGTHKYDHEWGILDQFVITQALLKGKNGLKSGLENSHIFDADFLLEEEKDGVGKITNRTYIGFKYHGGYSDHLPIFIDVLFVRQ
- a CDS encoding WG repeat-containing protein — translated: MTILFLIVLSVVYGQEKFKNGEKYGLKYNGIVMYNAEYDQIVIHEYFVAGKKEHLWYNLSPVEKNAITPYKKFDFSLSESLIVVGLRKGGGLDVMDETGSNIYLENGDFDKLSIFGAEGSYQNDDLLLVKKNGKFGVIDWTKQKTVLPPIYSKIKIHKHCHPDSYIFFTQKGHELAIVDHNGDEVMSFNSRLVQDMYPALNCNGFYLKKGIYYGFCQKQSNGKYFLIPPKYDDISFPTGSTDFIVLTKNDKKGLYFRKQLVLKCRYEEIWEADSPYFVANVRVNGILKRLHPNGMLLLPNEQYIYEDR
- the lpcA gene encoding D-sedoheptulose 7-phosphate isomerase; the protein is MSTNQIASHFLEAQRVLAEFTENKANIEAIKKAGELMVNSIQSGGKLISCGNGGSMCDAMHFAEELTGRFRDNRPPIAAVSISDPSHITCVGNDYGFDFIFSRYVESVGKSGDVLLAISTSGNSSNVLKAAEEAKKKNIKVIALTGKDGGKLSSLADIEIRAPKSEYADRVQEIHIKVIHSLIDFIESSI